The Ignatzschineria rhizosphaerae genome contains a region encoding:
- the mnmG gene encoding tRNA uridine-5-carboxymethylaminomethyl(34) synthesis enzyme MnmG, translated as MDYPQHFGVIVIGGGHAGTEAALASARLGVPTLLLTHNIETLGQLSCNPAIGGIGKGQIVKEIDAMGGAMAHVTDLAGIQFRILNASKGPAVRSTRAQTDRTLYKTAMRKILENQPNLYLFQQAADDLILQGDKVTGVITQTGIRFHGETVILTAGTFLSGLIHIGMQNYSGGRMGDTASIPLSHKLAELNLGKGRLKTGTPPRIDGKSIDFSNMSEQPGDSPTPVFSYLGDRNEHPHQISCWTTYTNEATHDIIRSGLDRSPMYADNKTIEGLGPRYCPSVEDKIMKFADKDQHHVFLEPEGLDTHEYYPNGISTSLPFDIQIKLVRSIPGMENAHITRPGYAIEYDFFDPRNLKFTLETKAIENLYFAGQINGTTGYEEAGAQGLLAGLNAARRYLEKDAWYPKRHEAYTGVMIDDLINLGVREPYRMFTSRAEHRLILREDNADERLTPIGRELGLIDDYRWEKFLEKQEAIIKAEQQFKDWMIRVESPAGKKVQEENKVELKQNIRALHLLKRPEISLETLLALHDENGPNLDEFSPEVLQKIEIHTKYEGYINRSVEDIKRNQKFENAPLPANIDYSLVEGLSIEIQERLNQAQPETLGQASRIQGVTPAATSLILVHLRKGRLPVKNSQKD; from the coding sequence ATGGATTATCCACAACATTTTGGCGTTATTGTAATTGGTGGCGGACACGCTGGCACTGAAGCCGCATTAGCGTCTGCTCGTCTTGGCGTTCCTACGCTTCTTTTAACACACAATATCGAAACACTTGGGCAACTAAGCTGTAATCCTGCAATTGGCGGAATCGGTAAGGGGCAGATCGTCAAAGAGATTGATGCGATGGGCGGCGCTATGGCACACGTTACCGACCTTGCAGGCATTCAATTTAGAATATTAAATGCATCTAAAGGCCCCGCGGTACGCTCAACAAGAGCGCAAACAGACAGAACACTCTATAAAACCGCGATGCGCAAAATTTTAGAGAATCAGCCTAATCTTTATCTCTTCCAACAAGCCGCTGATGATCTCATTCTCCAAGGAGACAAAGTCACAGGCGTGATTACCCAAACAGGAATCCGTTTCCATGGAGAAACAGTGATCCTTACCGCAGGTACTTTCTTATCGGGATTAATCCATATTGGCATGCAAAACTATAGCGGTGGCAGAATGGGAGATACAGCTTCTATTCCGCTTTCTCATAAACTTGCTGAGCTTAATCTTGGAAAAGGACGCCTAAAAACAGGAACACCGCCTAGAATTGATGGAAAAAGCATCGACTTTAGCAATATGTCAGAGCAACCTGGAGATTCGCCAACGCCGGTTTTCTCATATTTAGGAGATCGTAATGAACATCCACACCAAATCTCTTGCTGGACAACTTACACCAATGAGGCAACTCACGATATTATTCGTAGTGGTTTAGATCGCTCCCCGATGTATGCTGACAATAAGACTATTGAGGGTTTAGGTCCTCGATATTGTCCTTCTGTTGAAGATAAGATCATGAAGTTTGCAGATAAAGATCAGCATCACGTATTTTTAGAGCCTGAAGGTTTAGATACGCATGAATATTATCCTAATGGCATCTCAACGAGCTTACCATTTGATATCCAAATTAAACTAGTTCGTAGTATTCCGGGTATGGAAAATGCCCATATTACACGCCCAGGTTATGCCATTGAGTATGACTTCTTCGATCCTCGTAATCTCAAATTCACTTTAGAGACTAAAGCGATTGAGAACCTCTACTTTGCAGGACAAATCAATGGTACTACAGGCTATGAAGAAGCTGGTGCACAAGGACTATTAGCGGGTCTTAACGCAGCTCGCCGTTATCTTGAAAAAGATGCATGGTACCCTAAACGTCATGAAGCATATACCGGCGTTATGATTGATGATTTAATCAATCTTGGCGTCCGTGAACCTTATCGTATGTTTACCTCGCGCGCAGAACATCGTCTTATTTTACGAGAAGATAACGCTGATGAGAGATTAACTCCTATTGGCCGTGAGCTTGGACTTATTGATGATTATCGCTGGGAAAAATTCCTTGAAAAGCAAGAAGCCATCATCAAAGCTGAGCAGCAATTTAAAGATTGGATGATCCGTGTGGAATCACCTGCAGGTAAAAAAGTTCAAGAAGAGAATAAGGTTGAATTAAAACAAAATATTCGCGCTCTTCATCTTCTTAAACGCCCAGAAATCTCTCTTGAAACCTTATTAGCGCTTCATGATGAGAATGGCCCTAATTTAGATGAATTCTCACCTGAAGTACTACAAAAAATTGAAATTCATACCAAATATGAAGGGTATATTAATCGTAGTGTGGAAGATATTAAGCGTAATCAAAAATTTGAAAATGCACCGCTTCCTGCCAATATCGACTATAGCCTCGTAGAAGGTCTTTCAATTGAGATTCAAGAACGCTTAAACCAAGCACAACCTGAAACTTTAGGCCAAGCTTCAAGAATTCAGGGCGTGACCCCGGCAGCAACATCTCTCATCTTAGTTCATTTAAGAAAAGGTAGATTACCTGTTAAAAACAGCCAAAAGGATTAA
- a CDS encoding invasion associated locus B family protein, translating into MLKKLLLSTSVALLLGSVATAQQNQTEVIYLKQHGDWKVECLQDESPEGTFENCLMSTTGDIELTNPNDEKQKQKVKALRASVVYIDGNPTLIFSALPGALLIPGLELKIDGKQLEIEGSKVTGLSFERCLPDGCITGLPISDPKVLSTLKGSGKLNVSYTHDFLGPDANNVKVDISMKGFTTSLEDLAKQSEAK; encoded by the coding sequence ATGTTAAAAAAGTTATTATTAAGTACAAGTGTTGCACTTCTTTTAGGAAGCGTTGCGACAGCTCAACAAAATCAAACGGAAGTGATTTACCTTAAACAACACGGCGACTGGAAAGTTGAATGTTTACAAGATGAATCTCCTGAGGGAACCTTTGAAAACTGCTTAATGTCAACAACTGGGGATATCGAACTTACGAACCCAAATGATGAAAAACAAAAGCAAAAAGTCAAAGCATTAAGAGCATCTGTTGTTTATATTGATGGGAACCCAACGCTTATTTTTAGCGCCCTTCCTGGTGCACTTTTAATTCCTGGTCTTGAGCTTAAAATTGATGGTAAACAATTAGAGATTGAAGGCTCTAAAGTCACCGGTTTAAGTTTTGAGCGCTGCTTACCTGATGGCTGTATCACAGGTCTTCCAATCAGTGACCCTAAAGTACTTAGTACTTTAAAAGGTTCTGGAAAGTTAAATGTAAGCTATACACATGACTTCCTTGGTCCTGATGCAAATAACGTTAAAGTCGACATCTCAATGAAAGGCTTTACAACATCACTAGAAGACCTCGCAAAACAATCAGAGGCAAAATAA
- the gmk gene encoding guanylate kinase — MQLSNEKSQANGHVYVISAPSGGGKTTLVEALMAQDSNVTRAVTHTTRGAREGEENGVDYHFVTKDQFREMIQNEDFLEHAEVFDNLYGTSLAEVRKHTATGKDVVLVIDWQGAASVKAMMPEAQLIFVIPPSIAELEARLSARKQDDPEIVKKRMADAMNQIRHYEKFDYVIINDDFKSALQDLSQIFKVNRLRTHYQKSKNQPLLDDLLGEKI, encoded by the coding sequence ATGCAGTTATCTAATGAGAAATCGCAAGCCAATGGGCATGTGTATGTTATTTCAGCACCTTCAGGGGGTGGAAAAACAACATTGGTAGAGGCGCTAATGGCGCAAGATAGCAATGTTACAAGAGCGGTCACTCATACAACAAGAGGGGCAAGAGAGGGTGAAGAAAATGGAGTGGATTACCATTTTGTCACGAAAGATCAGTTTAGAGAGATGATTCAAAATGAGGATTTTCTCGAGCATGCCGAAGTCTTTGATAACTTATATGGAACCTCTTTAGCAGAGGTGAGAAAACACACCGCAACAGGAAAAGATGTGGTTCTTGTGATTGATTGGCAAGGCGCAGCTTCCGTGAAAGCGATGATGCCAGAGGCGCAGTTGATCTTTGTAATTCCCCCATCTATTGCAGAGCTTGAGGCAAGATTATCAGCGCGTAAGCAAGATGATCCTGAGATTGTAAAAAAACGGATGGCTGATGCGATGAATCAAATTCGCCATTATGAGAAGTTTGATTATGTGATTATTAACGATGATTTTAAAAGTGCTTTACAAGATTTAAGTCAAATATTTAAGGTCAATCGTCTTCGTACTCACTATCAAAAATCAAAAAATCAGCCGTTATTAGATGATTTGTTGGGTGAAAAAATCTAA
- the rpoZ gene encoding DNA-directed RNA polymerase subunit omega: protein MARVTVQDCLEKVDNRFQLVSVAAKRARQLERGAEPTVVRTNRASKPTVIALREIAKGDITPDEIKAKELEYNAEF from the coding sequence ATGGCTCGTGTAACGGTACAAGATTGTTTAGAAAAAGTAGATAACCGTTTTCAGTTAGTGTCAGTCGCAGCAAAAAGAGCAAGACAGCTTGAGCGTGGCGCTGAACCTACAGTTGTACGTACAAATCGTGCATCAAAACCAACAGTAATTGCCCTGCGTGAGATCGCTAAAGGGGATATTACGCCGGATGAGATTAAAGCAAAAGAGCTTGAGTACAACGCAGAATTTTAA
- a CDS encoding RelA/SpoT family protein, with amino-acid sequence MESHNLPPNLLPWRKEFEIKVDRLLRIVGRYLSEEEVSEVKRACIYGAFAHQEQFRSSGEPYIFHPIAVALILSEVQIDKASLVGAILHDVIEDTEISFDEIKHEFGEEVAQIVDGVTKLTKIKFRSKEEAKAENFRKMILAMTKDLRIIMVKLADRLHNMRTLGSLPAYKKRRIANETLEVYAPIAARLGMYVLQVYLENLCFENIYPMRYAVLAKAIDEKYANESENLTRIKDTIYDRLVRSNILSRISTRQKHLWSIYNKLKMKGRIELVYDIFAIRVIVSTVDECYRVLGMVHQLYKPIIGGFKDYIAIPKGNGYQSLHTIVFGRNGLPVEVQIRTRDMHVIAEAGAAAHWRYKDAYEGQEHNQIRTNKWLDSVTELQDSGISSEEFMEAMKANLFPKEIYLFTPKGRIIELPKGSTGIDFAYAVHTEVGNRCKIIIVDGQEVPFSQSLHNGQTVEIITEQGLRPSPKWLDYVVSARARTSILTYLSKLPNDASLCIGEALLISALEEKGILLDEFTSTDRDILLEELDLGTKEELLIGIGRGKYPMHYVINRFLVKQGLEVEMHEAPEEDEDGLEVSSDIIIGAEKMKTTLGRCCYPLPGESIIGYLSQRHGMVIHQVDCANVENYKKQADRWIPLAWSKKAQGDFPVQLTLIAKNRRGAIASVSAKVTEMNLDFGEFMSEPMSDDLVRIRFVVDVEDRKHLADIMREIRLLPLVERVSRR; translated from the coding sequence ATGGAGAGTCATAATCTACCTCCAAATCTCCTTCCTTGGCGTAAAGAGTTTGAGATTAAAGTCGATCGCTTATTGCGAATCGTGGGTCGATATCTTTCGGAAGAAGAGGTTAGTGAAGTTAAGCGTGCCTGTATCTATGGTGCTTTTGCGCATCAGGAACAATTTCGCTCGTCTGGAGAACCTTATATCTTTCACCCGATTGCGGTAGCGCTCATTTTAAGTGAGGTGCAAATAGATAAAGCCTCCCTTGTTGGAGCTATTTTGCATGACGTGATTGAAGATACTGAGATCAGTTTTGATGAAATTAAGCATGAATTTGGGGAAGAAGTTGCTCAAATCGTTGATGGTGTTACCAAGCTTACAAAAATTAAATTTCGCTCGAAAGAAGAAGCTAAGGCTGAGAACTTTCGCAAAATGATTTTAGCGATGACCAAAGATCTGCGGATTATTATGGTTAAACTCGCTGATAGGCTTCATAATATGCGAACTTTAGGTTCCTTGCCGGCATATAAAAAGCGCCGCATTGCTAATGAAACATTAGAAGTTTATGCGCCTATTGCTGCAAGACTTGGCATGTATGTTTTACAAGTCTATTTAGAAAATCTCTGTTTTGAGAATATCTACCCAATGCGTTATGCCGTACTGGCAAAGGCAATTGATGAAAAATATGCCAATGAGAGTGAAAATCTCACGCGCATTAAAGATACTATTTACGATCGTTTAGTCCGCAGTAATATTCTATCGCGCATCTCCACTCGGCAAAAGCATCTATGGAGTATCTACAATAAACTCAAGATGAAGGGACGGATTGAGCTTGTTTACGATATCTTTGCGATTCGAGTTATCGTCTCCACTGTAGATGAGTGCTATCGCGTTTTAGGGATGGTTCATCAACTTTATAAACCGATTATTGGTGGCTTTAAAGATTATATTGCAATTCCTAAAGGTAATGGTTATCAAAGTCTGCATACCATTGTGTTTGGGCGTAATGGCTTGCCGGTAGAGGTGCAAATACGGACCCGCGATATGCATGTGATTGCAGAAGCTGGGGCAGCGGCTCACTGGCGTTATAAAGATGCTTATGAAGGGCAAGAGCATAACCAAATTCGAACCAATAAGTGGCTTGATTCTGTGACAGAATTACAAGATAGTGGCATCTCTTCTGAGGAGTTTATGGAGGCGATGAAAGCCAACCTATTCCCAAAAGAGATCTATCTCTTTACGCCTAAAGGACGCATTATTGAATTGCCGAAAGGCTCTACGGGGATCGACTTTGCTTATGCGGTTCATACGGAAGTGGGAAATCGTTGTAAGATAATCATTGTCGATGGGCAAGAAGTACCTTTCTCTCAATCACTGCATAATGGGCAAACCGTTGAAATTATTACAGAGCAGGGTTTAAGACCTTCGCCAAAATGGCTTGATTATGTGGTGAGTGCTCGAGCACGAACTAGCATTTTAACTTATCTCTCGAAACTCCCAAATGATGCTTCTCTCTGTATTGGGGAGGCGCTTTTAATAAGTGCATTAGAAGAGAAAGGGATTTTGCTTGATGAGTTTACAAGCACGGATCGCGATATCTTATTAGAAGAGCTAGATCTTGGAACAAAAGAAGAGTTGTTAATTGGTATTGGGCGTGGGAAATACCCAATGCATTATGTCATTAATCGTTTTTTAGTGAAGCAAGGTTTAGAAGTTGAGATGCATGAAGCGCCAGAAGAAGATGAAGATGGCTTAGAGGTATCTAGCGATATCATTATTGGGGCTGAGAAGATGAAAACAACACTAGGTAGGTGTTGTTACCCATTACCTGGTGAATCGATTATTGGCTATTTAAGTCAGCGTCATGGAATGGTGATTCATCAAGTAGATTGCGCGAATGTTGAAAACTATAAAAAACAAGCCGATCGCTGGATTCCACTTGCTTGGAGTAAGAAAGCGCAGGGTGATTTCCCGGTACAGTTAACCTTGATTGCTAAGAATCGCCGAGGGGCGATTGCTTCGGTGAGCGCAAAAGTCACAGAGATGAATCTTGATTTTGGGGAGTTTATGTCTGAGCCGATGAGTGATGATCTTGTGAGAATCCGCTTTGTCGTGGATGTAGAAGACCGAAAACATTTGGCAGATATCATGCGTGAAATTCGATTGTTGCCTTTAGTAGAACGTGTTTCTCGCCGCTAA
- a CDS encoding IS3 family transposase, translating into MEELKEKHPLTLLLKVTHLARSSYYYHRKSLFSADPESDLKAKILSIYHENKGRYGYRRITAILRREFIINHKKVQRLMKQLNLKSLIRPKKYRSYKGQIGRVAKNLLQRQFTASKPNQKWVTDVTEFKVNGEKLYLSPILDLYNQEVISYEITKRPKYELVERMLEKALTYLQSSKRGREKLILHSDQGWQYQMAQYQQNLKKNNIKQSMSRKGNCYDNAVIENFFGILKSEFFYTQRFKSVDHLQTELHKYIDYYNHKRIKLKLKGLSPIEYRTQSLSL; encoded by the coding sequence ATCGAGGAGTTAAAAGAGAAGCATCCTTTAACACTCCTACTTAAAGTGACCCATCTTGCGAGAAGTAGTTATTATTATCATCGAAAGTCACTCTTCTCTGCTGATCCGGAAAGTGATCTTAAAGCGAAAATATTGTCAATTTATCATGAGAACAAGGGGCGTTATGGCTATCGCAGAATTACAGCAATACTAAGGCGAGAGTTCATCATTAACCATAAGAAAGTCCAGAGGCTAATGAAACAGTTGAACCTAAAATCTTTGATTCGTCCAAAGAAATATCGTTCTTATAAAGGCCAGATTGGAAGAGTTGCTAAGAATCTTTTACAACGTCAATTTACAGCAAGCAAGCCTAACCAAAAATGGGTAACAGATGTTACAGAGTTCAAAGTCAATGGGGAGAAACTCTATTTATCTCCGATTCTAGATCTCTATAATCAAGAAGTTATTAGTTATGAAATTACAAAAAGACCAAAATATGAATTAGTCGAACGGATGTTGGAGAAAGCCTTAACATACTTACAAAGTAGTAAGAGAGGTCGAGAAAAGCTGATCCTTCATTCAGATCAAGGTTGGCAATATCAAATGGCTCAGTATCAACAAAACCTAAAGAAAAACAATATTAAACAGAGTATGTCCCGTAAAGGTAATTGCTATGATAATGCTGTCATAGAGAACTTTTTTGGGATACTAAAATCAGAATTTTTTTACACACAACGGTTTAAATCAGTAGATCATCTTCAAACAGAGCTACACAAATATATTGATTATTACAATCACAAACGAATTAAGCTTAAATTAAAAGGACTAAGTCCAATAGAATATCGAACTCAGTCCTTGTCTTTATAA
- a CDS encoding helix-turn-helix domain-containing protein, whose protein sequence is MRETAAYFNIPAFTSVLEWKSLFKMGGLDALKPRQKGRPNTQKAR, encoded by the coding sequence ATCCGAGAGACTGCTGCATATTTTAATATTCCTGCATTTACTTCTGTATTAGAATGGAAATCTCTCTTTAAAATGGGTGGTTTAGATGCGCTTAAACCACGCCAGAAAGGTCGACCTAATACCCAAAAAGCCAGATAA